In the genome of Dickeya fangzhongdai, one region contains:
- the mrdB gene encoding peptidoglycan glycosyltransferase MrdB (rod shape-determining protein RodA): MTDSQQKGSIWTKMHIDLPFLLCVMALLGYSMFVMWSASGQDTGMMERKIAQCVLGLVVMIGMAQIPPRVYEGWAPYLYIFCFILLVMVDVFGQISKGAQRWLDLGVVRFQPSEIAKIAVPLMVARYINRDMCPPSLKNTAIALALTFAPTLLVAAQPDLGTAILICASGLFVLFLAGMSWRLIAIAAILLAAFIPVLWFFLMHDYQRDRVMMLLDPETDPLGAGYHIIQSKIAIGSGGLAGKGWLQGTQSQLEFLPERHTDFIFAVLAEELGLIGVLILLGLYLFLIMRGLVIAANAQTSFGRVMVGGLMLIFFVYVFVNIGMVSGILPVVGVPLPLVSYGGSALVVLMAGFGIVMSIHTHRKMLSKNL; the protein is encoded by the coding sequence ATGACAGACAGTCAACAAAAAGGCTCAATCTGGACCAAAATGCACATTGATCTGCCTTTCCTTCTGTGTGTAATGGCGTTACTGGGCTATAGCATGTTCGTCATGTGGAGCGCCAGCGGGCAGGACACAGGCATGATGGAGCGCAAAATTGCCCAATGCGTGCTGGGGTTAGTCGTCATGATCGGCATGGCGCAAATCCCGCCGCGGGTCTATGAGGGTTGGGCCCCGTATCTGTACATTTTCTGTTTTATCCTGCTGGTCATGGTGGATGTATTCGGCCAGATCAGTAAAGGCGCGCAACGCTGGCTCGATTTAGGCGTGGTGCGCTTCCAGCCGTCGGAAATCGCCAAAATCGCGGTGCCGCTGATGGTGGCCCGCTATATCAACCGCGATATGTGCCCGCCGTCGTTGAAAAATACCGCCATCGCGCTGGCGCTGACGTTCGCCCCCACCCTGCTGGTGGCCGCCCAGCCAGACCTTGGCACCGCCATCCTGATTTGCGCTTCCGGCCTGTTCGTGCTGTTCCTCGCCGGCATGAGCTGGCGGCTGATCGCTATTGCCGCCATTTTGCTGGCGGCGTTCATTCCCGTACTGTGGTTTTTCCTGATGCATGATTACCAGCGCGACAGGGTAATGATGCTGCTGGACCCGGAAACCGATCCGCTCGGCGCCGGTTATCATATTATCCAGTCGAAAATCGCCATCGGTTCCGGCGGACTGGCCGGCAAAGGCTGGCTGCAGGGTACCCAGTCTCAGTTGGAGTTCCTGCCGGAACGCCATACCGACTTCATCTTCGCGGTGCTGGCCGAAGAGCTGGGACTGATCGGCGTGCTGATCCTGCTGGGGTTGTACCTGTTCCTGATCATGCGCGGCCTGGTGATCGCCGCCAATGCGCAAACCTCGTTCGGCCGGGTGATGGTCGGTGGCTTGATGCTAATCTTTTTCGTGTATGTGTTTGTTAACATCGGCATGGTGAGTGGTATCCTGCCGGTGGTCGGGGTGCCGCTGCCGTTGGTCAGCTATGGCGGCTCGGCTCTGGTCGTCTTGATGGCGGGATTCGGTATCGTCATGTCGATACACACTCACCGCAAAATGTTATCCAAGAATTTATAG
- the mrdA gene encoding peptidoglycan DD-transpeptidase MrdA has product MNIERKPFRDYTAEAALFVRRALVAFLGILLLSGILVANLYHLQVLRFDDYRTRSNENRIKLVPIAPSRGIIYDRNGTPLALNRTIYQLELIPEKVNNLEETLQALKSIIDLTDEDIDNFRKERKRSRRFTSIPVKTGLNEVQVASFAVNQYRFPGVEVKGYQRRYYPYGAALTHVIGYVSKINDKDLERLDQEGKLADYAATHDIGKLGIERYYEDVLHGKPGYEEVEVNNRGRVIRQLHEQPPQAGKDIYLTLDLNLQLYIEKLLTGSRAAVVVTDPRDAGILAMVSNPSYDPNPFVDGISGKAYRELLNDQNRPLINRATQGVYPPASTVKPYIAVSALSAGVITPYTSLFDPGWWQLPGSEKRFRDWKKWGHGRLNLTKSLEESADTFFYQVAYDMGIDRLSEWMGKFGYGHLTGVDLSEERAGIMPTRDWKMKRYKKPWYQGDTIPVGIGQGYWTATPIQMIKALTTLINDGQVKTPHLLSSTQENNTQVPYRQPEHQQIGDIRSGYWEIAKDGMYGVANRQNGTAHKFFADAPYKIAAKSGTAQVFGLKENETYNANRIAERLRDHKLMVAFAPYSNPKVAMSIILENGGAGPAVGTIVRQILDHIMLGDNNTNLPDAPPSPPGSETE; this is encoded by the coding sequence ATGAATATAGAACGTAAACCCTTTCGTGACTATACGGCTGAGGCAGCCCTGTTCGTACGCCGGGCGCTGGTCGCGTTCCTGGGCATTTTGCTGCTGAGCGGTATTCTGGTCGCCAATCTATACCACCTGCAGGTTTTACGTTTTGACGATTATCGTACCCGTTCGAATGAAAACCGCATCAAGCTGGTGCCGATTGCCCCGAGCCGCGGCATCATCTATGACCGCAACGGCACCCCGCTGGCGCTCAACCGCACGATTTACCAGCTGGAGCTGATTCCCGAAAAGGTCAACAATCTGGAAGAGACGCTGCAGGCGCTCAAATCGATCATTGACCTGACCGATGAAGACATCGATAACTTCAGAAAAGAGCGTAAACGTTCGCGTCGCTTCACGTCCATACCGGTCAAAACCGGATTGAATGAAGTGCAGGTAGCGAGCTTCGCCGTCAATCAGTACCGTTTTCCCGGCGTAGAAGTCAAAGGCTACCAGCGCCGCTACTACCCGTACGGTGCCGCGCTGACCCACGTCATTGGCTACGTCTCTAAAATCAACGATAAAGATCTGGAAAGACTGGACCAGGAAGGCAAGCTGGCGGACTACGCGGCGACCCATGATATCGGCAAGCTCGGTATTGAACGCTATTACGAAGATGTGCTGCACGGCAAACCGGGCTACGAGGAAGTGGAAGTCAATAACCGCGGCCGCGTGATTCGCCAGTTGCACGAACAACCGCCGCAAGCCGGCAAAGATATCTACCTGACGCTGGACCTTAATCTCCAGCTCTATATTGAGAAACTGCTGACCGGCAGCCGCGCCGCCGTGGTAGTCACCGATCCACGGGATGCGGGTATTCTGGCCATGGTATCCAATCCCAGTTACGACCCGAACCCATTCGTCGACGGCATTTCAGGCAAAGCCTATCGGGAACTACTCAACGATCAGAATCGGCCGCTGATTAACCGCGCGACACAAGGCGTATACCCACCCGCCTCTACTGTCAAACCCTACATCGCGGTATCCGCGCTGAGTGCTGGAGTTATCACTCCTTATACCTCGCTGTTTGACCCCGGCTGGTGGCAGTTGCCCGGCTCGGAAAAACGCTTCCGCGACTGGAAAAAATGGGGACACGGCCGCCTGAATCTCACCAAATCGCTGGAAGAATCCGCCGATACCTTCTTCTATCAGGTCGCCTATGACATGGGTATCGACCGCCTGTCTGAGTGGATGGGCAAATTCGGTTACGGTCATCTCACCGGTGTCGATCTGTCTGAAGAACGGGCCGGGATCATGCCGACCCGAGACTGGAAGATGAAACGCTACAAGAAACCCTGGTATCAGGGGGATACTATCCCGGTCGGCATCGGCCAGGGCTACTGGACCGCCACGCCGATCCAGATGATCAAAGCGCTGACCACGCTGATTAACGACGGCCAGGTCAAAACGCCACATCTGCTTAGCAGTACGCAGGAAAACAATACTCAGGTGCCTTACCGCCAGCCGGAGCACCAGCAGATCGGCGATATCCGCTCCGGTTACTGGGAAATAGCCAAAGACGGCATGTACGGCGTCGCCAACCGCCAGAACGGCACCGCCCACAAATTCTTTGCCGACGCGCCGTATAAGATTGCGGCCAAGTCAGGGACGGCACAGGTATTCGGCCTGAAGGAAAACGAAACCTATAACGCCAACCGGATTGCCGAACGGCTGCGCGACCACAAACTGATGGTTGCTTTCGCCCCTTACAGCAACCCGAAAGTCGCCATGTCCATCATTCTGGAAAACGGCGGCGCCGGGCCAGCCGTCGGGACTATCGTGCGTCAAATCCTCGACCATATTATGTTGGGCGACAACAATACCAACCTGCCGGACGCGCCGCCGTCGCCGCCGGGCAGTGAAACCGAGTAG
- the rlmH gene encoding 23S rRNA (pseudouridine(1915)-N(3))-methyltransferase RlmH produces the protein MKLQLVAVGTKMPDWVQTGFTDYLRRFPKDMPFELVEIPAGKRGKNADIKRILEREGELMLGAVGKGNRIVTLDIPGSRWETPQLAQQLERWKQDGRDISLLIGGPEGLAPQCKAAAEQSWSLSPLTLPHPLVRVLVAESLYRAWSITTNHPYHRE, from the coding sequence ATGAAGCTGCAACTGGTCGCCGTTGGCACCAAAATGCCCGACTGGGTGCAGACCGGCTTTACCGATTACCTCCGCCGTTTTCCCAAAGACATGCCGTTTGAACTGGTGGAGATTCCGGCGGGTAAGCGCGGCAAGAACGCCGATATCAAACGGATTCTGGAACGGGAAGGCGAACTGATGCTGGGCGCCGTAGGCAAAGGCAACCGCATCGTAACGCTGGATATTCCCGGTTCGCGTTGGGAAACGCCGCAGCTGGCGCAGCAACTGGAGCGCTGGAAACAGGACGGTCGCGATATCAGCCTGCTGATTGGCGGCCCTGAAGGGCTGGCGCCGCAGTGCAAAGCCGCGGCGGAGCAAAGCTGGTCGCTGTCGCCGCTGACGCTGCCGCATCCGCTGGTGCGCGTGCTGGTGGCGGAGAGTCTGTACCGGGCCTGGAGTATTACCACCAATCATCCTTACCATCGGGAGTAA
- the rsfS gene encoding ribosome silencing factor, whose amino-acid sequence MQGQALQDFVIDKLDDLKGQDIVALNVKGKSSITDCMIICTGTSSRHVTSIADHVVQESRAAGLMPLGVEGENDADWVVVDLGDVIVHVMQEESRHLYELEKLWG is encoded by the coding sequence CAAGCACTCCAAGATTTCGTTATTGATAAACTTGACGATTTGAAAGGTCAGGATATTGTTGCCCTCAATGTAAAAGGGAAATCCAGTATCACTGACTGCATGATTATTTGTACCGGCACCTCCAGCCGTCATGTCACCTCCATCGCCGATCACGTTGTGCAGGAATCCCGCGCCGCCGGGCTGATGCCGCTAGGCGTTGAAGGGGAAAACGACGCCGACTGGGTCGTGGTCGATCTCGGCGACGTGATCGTCCATGTGATGCAGGAAGAGAGCCGCCACCTGTACGAACTGGAAAAACTCTGGGGCTGA